Proteins encoded together in one Erinaceus europaeus chromosome 11, mEriEur2.1, whole genome shotgun sequence window:
- the STARD4 gene encoding stAR-related lipid transfer protein 4 — protein sequence MEGLSDVAAFATRLKNTLIQYHSIEEDKWRVAKKMKDVTIWRKPSEEFNGYLFKAQGIIDDTVNSVIDHIRPGPCRLDWDSLMTSMDILEQFEENCCVMRYTTAGQLWNVISPREFVDFSYTVGYREGLLSCGISLDWNEKRPEFVRGYNHPCGWFCVPLKDNPSQSLLTGYIQTDLRGMIPQSAVDTAMASTLVNFYGDLQKTLLKA from the exons ATGGAAGGCCTGTCTGATGTTGCAGCTTTTGCGACTAGACTTAAAAATACTCTCATCCAATACCACAGCATTGAGGAAGACAAGTGGCGAGTTGCTAAGAAAATG AAAGATGTGACAATTTGGAGAAAACCTTCAGAAGAATTTAATGGATACCT TTTCAAAGCCCAAGGTATTATAGATGACACTGTCAATAGTGTAATAGACCATATTCGTCCAGGACCCTGTCGCCTGGATTGGGACAGCTTAATGACTTCAATGGACATTTTGGAGCAATTTGAAGAG AATTGCTGTGTGATGCGTTACACTACTGCTGGTCAGCTTTGGAATGTAATTTCCCCAAGAGAATTTGTGGATTTCTCCTACACTGTGGGATACAGAGAAGGGCTTTTATCCTGTG GAATAAGTCTTGACTGGAATGAAAAAAGACCAGAATTTGTTCGTGGATATAACCATCCCTGTGGTTGGTTTTGTGTTCCACTTAAAGACAATCCAAGCCAGAGCCTTTTGACAGGCTACATTCAGACCGATCTGCGTGGAATGATTCCTCAGTCTGCAGTAGACACAGCCATGGCTAGCACTTTAGTCAACTTCTATGGTGATTTACAAAAAACCTTACTAAAGGCTTAA